Below is a genomic region from Nitrospirota bacterium.
CTCAAATGAAGATATAGATGCTTTATACGATAAAGCAGTGGAGCATGGCGCATCCGGCGGAAAGCTTCTTGGTGCAGGAGGCGCTGGTTTTTTGTTATTCTATACAAATAGCCATGAGAACCTGAAAAAACATATTGGATGCAAAGGATTGCCGTTTAATATTGACAGGGAAGGCACAAAGATAATTTTTTATGAGTAAAAAGGATATTTTATGCCATCGGTATTTTTGAAAAATTACCTTTTAGAACTTACAGGCATCATTAATATGATTGATGCAAAGGAGTTTGAAAGCCTTGTCGGCGAGCTTGCCGGCGCATATGAAAAACAGTCAAATATATTCATCTGCGGCAATGGCGGCAGCGCTGCTACTGCATCTCATTTTGCATGTGATATCAACAAAGGCGTGAGTTTTGGCAAGGAGAAAAGATTCAGAGTGATCTGCCTGAATGACAGCATTCCGACAATAATGGCTTATTCTAACGATGTCTCCTATGACAGTATTTTTGTGGAGCAGCTTAAAAATTTTATGAATGCAGGGGATTTGCTCATCGGAATTTCGGGAAGCGGCAACTCAGGGAATGTACTCAATGCTGTCAGATATGCCAATGAAAAGGGGGGAAAGACATTCGGTATCTGCGGTTACGGCGGAGGCAGGTTAAAAGGCACAGCACAGAAATCTCTTGTTGTTAACAGTAAGGATATGCAGAAGGTGGAAGACGCACATTTAATAATTTTGCACTGCGTAATGCAGTGGTTCAATGCAATTAATAGATAAGTCCTACATATATTTCTTAATCCCGTTCCTCTTAACCCTTTTCGTTACCCCTGTGGTAATCCGTCTCGCTGTAAGGTTTGACTGCATTGATAAGCCCGGCAAAAGAAGAATTCACAAATATCCTACTCCGAGATGGGGCGGCATAGCATTTTTTATAGGTATTCTGCCTGTGTTTCTTTTTTTGCAGATTGACAGACAGATTGCGGCTTATCTGACGGCCTCGCTTCTTCTTATAACTATGGGTGGGATAGATGACTGGAGGCAGGTTGGCTGGAAGGTAAAGTTTTTGGGAATAATTACAGCTATCACTATTGTTATCTTTGGCGGAGGTGTAGTTATAAATTCTATAGGGACGTATGGTTCTTATGGAAAAGTTGAGCTTGGGATATTGAGCATCCCTTTTACGTATTTGGGTATTGCAGGAGTTACCAATGCAATAAATCTTATTGATGGATTACATGGACTTGCAGGCGGCGTATCTTTAATAGCATTTATTTTTATCGGCATTGCAGCATATCTTTCAGGTAATTATATGCTGGCAGTTATTTCTCTTGCATTTGTCGGCGCCCTTGGAGGTTTTTTATGGTACAATTTTCCGAAGGCAAGGATATTTATGGGAGACTCAGGAAGTCTTTTCCTCGGATTTTCACTCGCGGTATTTTCTGTTTTCCTTACACAAAATGCAAAATTTCCTATAGAGCCGATGTTTCCTGTCTTGGTGCTCTTTATTCCGATATTTGACACCCTGAGAGTTGTTTTTGTAAGGGTGTTCAGTATTA
It encodes:
- a CDS encoding undecaprenyl/decaprenyl-phosphate alpha-N-acetylglucosaminyl 1-phosphate transferase; protein product: MQLIDKSYIYFLIPFLLTLFVTPVVIRLAVRFDCIDKPGKRRIHKYPTPRWGGIAFFIGILPVFLFLQIDRQIAAYLTASLLLITMGGIDDWRQVGWKVKFLGIITAITIVIFGGGVVINSIGTYGSYGKVELGILSIPFTYLGIAGVTNAINLIDGLHGLAGGVSLIAFIFIGIAAYLSGNYMLAVISLAFVGALGGFLWYNFPKARIFMGDSGSLFLGFSLAVFSVFLTQNAKFPIEPMFPVLVLFIPIFDTLRVVFVRVFSIKNPFKADKTHVHHLLVRRGVSPVSAVIFLWTLSAFLGGYAILLIRRTSTSYLVVTLLVSLLFSFFADSLVRRRQ
- a CDS encoding SIS domain-containing protein, which gives rise to MPSVFLKNYLLELTGIINMIDAKEFESLVGELAGAYEKQSNIFICGNGGSAATASHFACDINKGVSFGKEKRFRVICLNDSIPTIMAYSNDVSYDSIFVEQLKNFMNAGDLLIGISGSGNSGNVLNAVRYANEKGGKTFGICGYGGGRLKGTAQKSLVVNSKDMQKVEDAHLIILHCVMQWFNAINR